Proteins encoded together in one Chitinophaga sp. LS1 window:
- a CDS encoding glyoxalase, with product MASKVFSELEEIHVAAWNEKDRARRDELLKKIYSDDIKMYDNELILDSLKAVSDFIGKLIAEDPAYNFSAAKPIESLQNSARLFGHIQTSKGMLNSMDFFLIEDEKVKHLYAFLTPADH from the coding sequence ATGGCAAGTAAAGTATTTAGCGAACTGGAAGAAATACATGTGGCTGCCTGGAATGAAAAAGATAGGGCAAGACGGGATGAGCTGCTTAAAAAGATCTATTCAGATGATATTAAAATGTATGATAATGAATTAATTCTCGACAGTTTAAAAGCAGTATCGGATTTTATTGGAAAGCTTATAGCTGAAGATCCTGCTTATAATTTTTCCGCAGCCAAACCTATTGAATCACTTCAAAACAGTGCAAGGCTTTTCGGCCACATTCAAACCAGTAAAGGAATGTTAAATAGTATGGACTTTTTTCTTATCGAGGATGAAAAAGTGAAACATTTATATGCTTTTTTGACGCCTGCGGACCATTAG
- a CDS encoding ABC transporter permease, whose translation MVRNFFKLIYRNLLRNKGFSAINIIGLAIGMAAAILIMLWIQNEESYDEFHEHKDRIYEVWNRVPIEGKITCWNSVASLTGPALEKDVPEVAHAVRVKMNGNSLFSVDDKKIMKSGATVDTGFLQVFSFPMLKGNPSTALNDVHSIVLTEKTAKSLFGHEEAMGKIIKIENKENFTVTGILKDLPDNTRFNFEYLLPWSSLNYGEGQELGWNDNSTRTYVLLNPNSNFNAVATKIKELKQHYNSEAKMMKWEMFIYPLTRWRLHSSFTNGVEDNGGRSTFVRIFGIIAGLILLIACINFMNLSTAQSEKRAKEVGIRKVVGAGKTTLITQFIGESVFITFLAGITAIIIVQISLPSYNQLTEKKLFINFGNIYTWIAFIGFILFTGLLAGSYPAFFLSSFQPVKVLKGTFKKVNAFITPRKTLVVLQFTCAIILIICTIIVKQQIDYASQRATGYNKDNLVYHFMTGDIPKNYTLIKNELIQSGIAKSVTKTNSPLTERWSNGWGQDWEGKDPNDKTSFDRYLSDEGLGVTAGLQFIQGRDFDLEKFPSDSTGLIINESSLKVMKFKDPLGKVVSDLGIDWHIVGIIKDFILTSPYERTRPILICGAKSRFMTFNVMQIKLNGNNATTENIKKAAAIFNKYNPDYPFEYKFVDEAYAQKFDNERRQGILAALFSGLTIFISCLGLFGLATYMAENRIKEVCVRKVLGASVTSITALLSKDFVKLVIISFLIAAPLSYWSMYKWLQDYEYRVSIHWWVFALACLLSVTIAILTVSYQAIKAALVNPVTNLRKE comes from the coding sequence ATGGTTAGAAATTTTTTCAAACTCATTTACCGGAATCTTCTGCGTAATAAAGGCTTTTCTGCAATTAACATTATAGGCCTTGCAATTGGCATGGCTGCTGCAATACTCATTATGCTGTGGATACAAAACGAAGAAAGCTATGATGAGTTTCATGAGCATAAAGACAGGATATACGAGGTGTGGAATCGCGTACCAATTGAAGGTAAGATCACCTGCTGGAATTCCGTAGCCTCATTGACGGGCCCTGCCCTTGAAAAAGATGTACCTGAAGTAGCGCACGCAGTAAGAGTAAAGATGAATGGTAATTCCCTTTTTTCAGTTGATGATAAAAAAATAATGAAGTCGGGAGCTACCGTTGATACTGGTTTTCTCCAGGTGTTCAGCTTTCCGATGCTGAAAGGCAATCCTTCTACGGCATTGAATGATGTGCATTCCATAGTGCTCACTGAAAAAACAGCTAAAAGTTTATTCGGCCATGAAGAGGCTATGGGGAAAATTATTAAAATTGAGAATAAAGAGAATTTCACAGTTACGGGTATTCTAAAAGATTTGCCTGACAATACAAGGTTTAATTTTGAATACTTACTGCCCTGGTCATCTTTAAATTACGGAGAGGGACAGGAATTAGGCTGGAACGATAACAGCACCCGTACTTATGTATTGCTAAATCCAAATTCTAACTTTAATGCTGTCGCTACTAAAATAAAAGAATTAAAACAGCATTACAATAGCGAAGCCAAGATGATGAAATGGGAAATGTTTATTTATCCCCTTACCCGCTGGCGCTTACATTCAAGCTTCACTAATGGTGTGGAAGACAACGGAGGGCGTAGTACATTCGTCAGAATATTTGGCATCATCGCGGGTCTGATATTATTGATTGCATGCATCAATTTTATGAACCTGAGTACCGCACAAAGTGAAAAGCGGGCAAAGGAAGTAGGGATACGAAAAGTAGTGGGTGCGGGAAAAACCACTCTCATAACCCAGTTTATCGGAGAATCTGTTTTTATCACTTTTCTGGCAGGCATTACAGCTATCATTATTGTTCAGATAAGCTTACCCAGCTACAACCAGCTTACGGAGAAAAAACTATTCATAAACTTTGGTAATATCTATACATGGATTGCATTTATCGGGTTTATCTTATTCACCGGTTTACTGGCCGGCAGTTATCCCGCATTTTTTTTATCATCTTTCCAACCCGTTAAGGTATTGAAAGGTACGTTTAAAAAAGTAAATGCATTCATCACACCAAGAAAAACGCTGGTTGTATTGCAGTTCACCTGTGCCATCATTCTTATTATTTGTACTATTATCGTAAAACAACAGATAGACTATGCTAGTCAGCGGGCAACCGGGTATAATAAAGACAATCTTGTTTATCATTTCATGACGGGAGATATACCTAAGAACTATACATTGATAAAAAATGAATTGATTCAATCAGGTATTGCGAAGTCAGTTACAAAAACAAATTCTCCCCTTACTGAAAGGTGGAGTAATGGATGGGGACAGGACTGGGAAGGAAAAGACCCAAATGACAAGACATCTTTCGATCGGTACTTATCTGATGAAGGATTGGGGGTTACAGCAGGCCTGCAATTTATACAAGGCCGTGATTTCGATTTGGAGAAATTCCCCTCCGATTCAACAGGGTTGATCATAAACGAATCATCGTTGAAAGTAATGAAGTTCAAAGACCCTCTTGGTAAAGTAGTAAGTGACCTTGGCATTGACTGGCATATTGTAGGGATTATTAAAGATTTTATTCTTACCAGCCCTTATGAGCGAACAAGACCCATATTGATATGTGGTGCTAAGAGTCGCTTTATGACCTTCAATGTGATGCAGATAAAACTAAATGGGAATAACGCAACTACTGAAAATATAAAAAAGGCAGCTGCTATTTTCAATAAATATAACCCAGACTATCCATTTGAGTATAAGTTCGTGGATGAAGCATATGCGCAGAAGTTCGATAATGAACGGCGCCAGGGGATTTTAGCCGCTTTATTTTCAGGACTTACCATTTTTATTTCCTGCCTTGGCTTATTTGGCCTTGCTACATATATGGCAGAAAACAGGATAAAAGAAGTTTGTGTGCGGAAAGTGCTAGGCGCATCTGTAACCAGCATTACGGCTTTACTATCCAAAGATTTTGTAAAGCTGGTCATTATTTCATTTTTAATAGCAGCGCCATTATCATATTGGAGTATGTATAAATGGTTACAGGATTATGAATATCGTGTTAGTATTCATTGGTGGGTATTCGCGCTTGCGTGTTTATTGTCAGTCACAATTGCAATATTAACGGTCAGCTACCAGGCTATTAAAGCGGCATTAGTGAACCCTGTGACAAACCTGAGAAAAGAATAG
- a CDS encoding flavoprotein, with product MKTILVCITGAVAAVVMPSYVLQIRKELNARVFIMVSDNATKFVTPYALKIHSGNEVFTNTYDVSVDTIVPHIKLTQEADLIMIMPATANIIAKAANGICDDLISTTIVAAKAPVIFVPSMNENMWYANTVQRNLKVLQNDGHYIMEPRRGIEIEGMKETFGVMPLLKDVISVINHVLSMSNP from the coding sequence TTGAAGACCATTTTAGTCTGCATTACCGGGGCTGTCGCTGCGGTTGTAATGCCTTCTTATGTCCTGCAGATAAGGAAAGAATTGAATGCACGCGTCTTCATCATGGTATCAGATAATGCTACAAAGTTTGTCACTCCATATGCATTAAAAATACATTCAGGTAATGAAGTATTTACCAACACTTACGATGTAAGTGTTGATACCATCGTGCCTCATATCAAACTTACACAGGAAGCTGATCTCATCATGATAATGCCTGCTACTGCTAACATCATAGCAAAAGCTGCCAATGGTATTTGTGATGACCTCATATCTACTACCATCGTAGCTGCCAAGGCCCCGGTAATTTTTGTTCCCTCGATGAACGAAAACATGTGGTATGCCAACACTGTTCAGCGCAACCTCAAAGTGCTGCAGAACGATGGACACTACATCATGGAACCCCGTCGGGGAATAGAGATTGAAGGAATGAAAGAAACGTTTGGCGTCATGCCATTATTAAAAGACGTGATCTCCGTTATCAATCATGTATTGAGTATGTCTAATCCTTAA
- a CDS encoding DUF1702 family protein — translation MIYNLFKVSYKEASLKKRGFFVKDAHAASLLENIGIAFLDGYHHCLDIDDQAVLCRSLDQKTNLFRGFSYEGAAMGMAVKDAFKAKQNKCIPDFLSGKGNHHIYMLHVGIGWAYARLPFHVENILSRYDPLLRWLIIDGYGFHEAYFKTEKIIRQQILPKLSQAATHVFYQGVGRALWFTCGTEVDNVAKTLYAFPALYHADLWAGVGLAAVYAGGAQPAELQRLKEHTGSHLPFLLQGVAFAAKARERAETVTADTNNTITAITGYSLSSVAEITDRALLKVDAQQDAFTQYYSWRKMIAEELYSKTLIA, via the coding sequence ATGATCTACAACCTGTTCAAGGTATCCTACAAAGAAGCCTCCCTGAAAAAGAGAGGATTTTTTGTAAAGGATGCCCATGCTGCCAGCTTACTGGAAAATATAGGTATTGCTTTCCTGGATGGATACCATCATTGCCTGGATATTGATGACCAGGCCGTGTTATGCCGATCGCTGGACCAGAAGACAAACCTGTTCAGAGGTTTTTCCTATGAAGGTGCTGCTATGGGCATGGCTGTGAAAGATGCTTTTAAAGCCAAACAGAACAAGTGCATTCCTGATTTTCTCAGTGGTAAAGGCAACCATCATATATATATGCTGCATGTTGGTATAGGATGGGCTTATGCCAGACTGCCTTTTCATGTAGAAAACATATTATCCCGTTATGATCCCCTCTTAAGATGGCTGATCATCGATGGATATGGATTCCACGAAGCCTATTTTAAAACTGAAAAAATAATCCGGCAGCAAATATTGCCTAAACTCTCCCAGGCTGCCACACATGTTTTTTATCAGGGTGTAGGACGTGCCCTTTGGTTCACCTGCGGTACAGAGGTAGATAACGTGGCAAAAACGCTCTATGCATTCCCTGCCCTTTATCATGCCGATCTGTGGGCTGGTGTTGGACTGGCTGCTGTATATGCCGGCGGTGCTCAACCAGCCGAATTACAGCGCTTAAAAGAGCATACGGGCTCCCATCTGCCTTTCCTTTTACAGGGTGTAGCATTTGCTGCCAAAGCCAGGGAAAGGGCTGAAACGGTCACCGCAGATACTAATAACACCATTACCGCTATCACTGGTTATAGCCTGTCCTCTGTAGCAGAAATAACTGACCGGGCACTGCTGAAAGTGGATGCGCAACAGGATGCTTTTACGCAATACTACTCCTGGAGAAAAATGATCGCTGAAGAATTATACTCAAAGACCCTAATCGCTTAA
- a CDS encoding SCP2 sterol-binding domain-containing protein: protein MELTEIFDQMRVQVEDMDPIQAKMKLVMGEHIFLIDGTGEKNIISQDDVEANCVVKTDLNTFYKMKSGKLNPILALMEGKINIDGSMGLAFKMKSLLA, encoded by the coding sequence ATGGAATTAACTGAAATCTTCGACCAGATGAGAGTTCAGGTAGAAGATATGGATCCCATTCAAGCTAAAATGAAGCTTGTAATGGGAGAACATATCTTCCTTATTGACGGTACAGGGGAAAAAAATATTATTAGCCAGGATGATGTTGAGGCAAACTGTGTCGTTAAAACGGATCTGAACACCTTTTATAAAATGAAAAGCGGAAAGCTCAATCCCATACTGGCATTGATGGAGGGGAAAATCAACATTGACGGGAGTATGGGACTGGCCTTTAAAATGAAATCCTTACTTGCTTGA
- a CDS encoding glycoside hydrolase family 3 C-terminal domain-containing protein → MKKLIVFIGLFVAGSSLGQQYKSFPMWDYTLPVEQRVNDLVHRLTLEEKVGQMVNAAPAITHLGIPAYDWWNETLHGVARTPYHVTSYPQAIAMAATWDTAALFLMADYSATEGRAIYNRATAEGKNNERYMGLTYWTPNINIFRDPRWGRGQETYGEDPYLTAKLGAAFVRGLQGDDPIYLKAAACAKHFAVHSGPEPSRHSDDIHPSLHDLWDTYLPAFHELVVNAGVAGVMCAYNAVDGQPCCGNDLLMTNILRRQWKFTGYVTSDCWALDDFFKYHKTHKDATAAAADALIHSTDIECGTSVYYSLINAVKTGLISEAQLDTSLSRLFTIRYRLGLFDPVSQVRYAQTPDSVLESPEHDAHALKMARESIVLLKNSEGILPLSKKIKKIAVIGPNADNKIAVLGNYNGTPSRVVTVVEGIREKLGPDVTLIYEKAINHTNDTLLNYRDITAMLSFKGSPGVQAAYFDNERLEGTPLQTLIEKDIDHYWAEGQTPAPNLKTIHYSARYTTFLKAAATEIMNFEIDGDDGYRLFINDSLIVDAWTKNRWGARPFVLSARKDSSYKIVVEFHQNEGNAFIRVKAGDRVKTDFAALAGRLKDIDAIIFAGGISPQLEGEEMPVSVPGFDGGDRTSIMLPKVQTALLKALQQTGKPVVFVMMTGSAIAIPEEEVKLPAIINAWYGGQRAGTAIADVLFGDYNPSGRLPVTFYASDKDLRSFTDYSMQNRTYRYFRGKPLYPFGYGLSYTHFSYSELKVAESVRKGTPVSISVLLTNTGQFDGDEVVQLYVSHPGVANAPVRALKGFQRISLKHGESKKVSFTLTTEDLSLVDDNGIRYQPGGKTVISIGGGQPGQAHGGMNKVLLHTVMVR, encoded by the coding sequence ATGAAAAAACTAATCGTATTTATTGGATTATTTGTTGCCGGATCTTCCCTGGGCCAGCAGTATAAGAGTTTTCCTATGTGGGATTACACGCTGCCTGTGGAGCAACGTGTCAATGATCTGGTTCACCGGTTGACGCTGGAAGAAAAGGTGGGGCAGATGGTCAATGCGGCTCCTGCTATCACCCATCTCGGTATACCAGCCTATGACTGGTGGAATGAAACGCTTCATGGCGTTGCCCGTACTCCTTATCACGTTACTTCTTATCCGCAGGCCATTGCCATGGCTGCCACCTGGGATACTGCTGCTTTGTTCCTGATGGCAGATTATTCGGCCACCGAGGGCAGGGCCATTTATAACAGGGCTACGGCTGAGGGAAAGAACAATGAACGGTATATGGGGTTAACCTACTGGACACCCAATATCAATATATTTCGTGATCCCCGTTGGGGCAGGGGACAGGAGACCTACGGAGAGGACCCCTACCTGACCGCTAAACTGGGAGCTGCATTTGTACGCGGACTGCAGGGCGATGATCCCATATACCTGAAGGCTGCTGCCTGCGCCAAACATTTTGCTGTACACAGCGGTCCGGAACCCAGCCGGCATTCCGATGATATTCATCCTTCGCTGCATGATCTCTGGGATACTTACCTGCCTGCTTTTCATGAACTGGTTGTGAATGCGGGTGTTGCCGGCGTAATGTGCGCATACAATGCCGTAGATGGTCAGCCTTGCTGTGGAAATGATCTGCTGATGACCAACATTCTGCGAAGGCAATGGAAGTTCACCGGTTATGTAACCAGCGATTGCTGGGCACTGGATGATTTTTTCAAATACCATAAGACCCATAAGGATGCTACGGCAGCAGCAGCAGATGCCCTCATTCATTCAACAGATATTGAGTGCGGCACCTCGGTCTACTATTCGCTGATCAATGCAGTAAAAACCGGGTTGATCAGCGAAGCTCAGCTGGATACTTCTCTCAGTAGATTATTCACCATACGGTACCGGCTGGGTTTGTTCGACCCTGTATCACAGGTTAGGTATGCACAAACGCCCGATTCAGTACTGGAAAGCCCGGAGCATGATGCCCATGCCCTGAAAATGGCCAGGGAATCCATTGTTCTGCTGAAAAACTCGGAAGGCATACTACCGCTTAGTAAAAAGATAAAAAAGATAGCGGTGATAGGGCCCAATGCTGATAATAAAATAGCAGTTCTTGGCAACTATAACGGAACCCCCTCCCGGGTAGTGACCGTTGTGGAAGGGATCAGGGAAAAGCTGGGTCCGGACGTAACACTTATCTACGAAAAGGCGATCAATCATACTAACGATACCCTGCTGAATTACCGGGATATTACCGCTATGCTATCCTTTAAAGGGAGTCCTGGGGTGCAGGCAGCGTATTTTGACAATGAGCGGCTGGAGGGTACACCCCTGCAGACCCTCATCGAAAAGGATATTGACCATTACTGGGCGGAAGGACAGACACCTGCACCTAACCTGAAGACCATCCATTATTCAGCCAGGTATACCACCTTTCTGAAAGCAGCAGCAACGGAGATAATGAATTTTGAGATAGATGGAGATGACGGCTATCGCCTGTTTATCAATGACTCTTTGATCGTTGATGCCTGGACAAAGAACCGCTGGGGTGCAAGACCCTTTGTATTATCTGCCAGGAAAGACAGCAGCTACAAAATCGTGGTTGAATTTCATCAGAATGAGGGCAATGCCTTTATCCGGGTAAAAGCCGGCGACAGGGTAAAAACTGACTTTGCTGCTTTGGCAGGAAGGCTGAAGGATATAGATGCCATCATTTTTGCCGGCGGTATCTCACCGCAACTGGAAGGAGAAGAGATGCCTGTAAGTGTGCCGGGGTTTGACGGTGGTGACCGCACTTCCATTATGTTGCCCAAGGTACAGACAGCGCTGCTGAAAGCCTTACAGCAAACCGGTAAACCGGTCGTTTTTGTGATGATGACCGGCAGCGCTATTGCTATTCCTGAAGAGGAGGTGAAGCTACCTGCCATTATCAACGCCTGGTATGGAGGGCAGCGGGCAGGTACTGCTATTGCGGATGTACTTTTTGGTGATTATAATCCTTCGGGACGCCTGCCGGTGACGTTCTATGCATCAGATAAAGATCTGCGTTCTTTCACAGACTATTCTATGCAGAACAGGACTTACCGCTATTTCAGGGGGAAGCCTTTATATCCATTTGGGTATGGATTAAGCTACACTCATTTCTCTTATAGTGAGCTAAAGGTGGCAGAAAGTGTCCGCAAAGGGACGCCGGTCAGTATCAGTGTATTGTTGACTAATACAGGGCAATTTGATGGGGATGAGGTGGTACAGCTCTATGTAAGTCACCCCGGGGTGGCAAATGCACCTGTAAGGGCATTAAAAGGTTTTCAGCGCATATCGTTGAAACATGGTGAAAGTAAAAAAGTATCATTTACATTAACGACAGAAGATCTTTCTCTGGTTGATGACAATGGAATACGATATCAACCTGGAGGAAAAACAGTGATCAGTATAGGAGGAGGACAACCGGGGCAGGCGCATGGAGGTATGAATAAGGTGTTATTGCATACGGTGATGGTCCGGTAG
- the istB gene encoding IS21-like element helper ATPase IstB yields MNENSTIEKMHRMHMKAMAGLYHQALSDHLYNNYTTDEFLTLLIDTEWEHRQKSKIDGLIKKAGFKQVASPQNIDYQSNRNLDRNVIERLLTLQFLERSENIIITGPTGSGKSFLGHCLATRACQFLYRTQYYPVARLLDKAKLARLDGTYSKLIKAIAKIPLIMLDDFLLTTVDQAAGSTLLDLIEERYEKKATIIATQIPVDQWHGLIGESTMADAILDRLVYSSHRIALTGESFRKKKKLSD; encoded by the coding sequence ATGAATGAAAACAGTACAATAGAAAAAATGCATCGCATGCATATGAAAGCCATGGCAGGACTATACCACCAGGCACTATCAGATCATCTTTATAACAATTATACCACAGATGAGTTCCTTACTCTTTTGATTGATACCGAATGGGAACACAGGCAAAAAAGCAAGATAGATGGGCTGATTAAGAAAGCGGGATTTAAACAGGTTGCCTCACCTCAAAATATAGATTACCAAAGCAACCGAAACCTGGATAGGAATGTTATAGAACGGCTGCTTACACTACAGTTCCTGGAAAGATCAGAAAATATAATCATTACAGGTCCCACTGGGTCCGGAAAATCATTCCTCGGACACTGCCTGGCAACGAGAGCTTGCCAGTTTTTATATCGGACACAATATTATCCGGTGGCAAGATTACTGGACAAAGCCAAACTGGCACGATTAGATGGGACCTACTCCAAGTTAATAAAAGCTATAGCTAAAATCCCCCTGATAATGTTAGATGACTTCTTATTGACTACTGTTGACCAGGCTGCGGGAAGTACTCTGCTCGATCTGATTGAAGAGCGATATGAAAAGAAGGCGACTATTATCGCAACCCAGATACCCGTCGATCAATGGCATGGCTTAATTGGAGAGAGCACAATGGCCGACGCGATTTTAGATAGACTGGTTTACTCGTCTCATCGAATAGCTCTAACAGGAGAATCATTTAGAAAAAAGAAGAAGCTAAGTGACTAA
- a CDS encoding Crp/Fnr family transcriptional regulator, translated as MVTALLNYLIKQSSTPLSDVDKQLIRKAFVPKQFKKRQFLLQEGEICKYISFIVKGAVRQYTVDDKGNERVLNLGIENWWMSDRESYHKQSPSIYNIDAWEETQVLMLPKLDGWYDKVNAIPAFCEMRKKLDDAHHMAMQCRLNSAINNTAEYRYDELVQKYPEFLQRFPQHIIASYLGMTKETLSRIRNQQPKTLHP; from the coding sequence ATGGTTACAGCACTTCTTAACTATTTAATCAAACAATCGTCTACACCTCTTTCAGATGTGGATAAACAGTTAATCCGAAAGGCATTTGTACCTAAGCAGTTTAAGAAAAGGCAGTTCTTATTACAGGAAGGCGAAATATGCAAATACATTTCGTTTATCGTAAAAGGGGCGGTCCGCCAATACACTGTCGACGATAAAGGAAATGAACGTGTACTGAATTTGGGTATAGAAAATTGGTGGATGTCCGACAGAGAAAGCTACCACAAACAATCGCCTTCTATATACAACATAGATGCCTGGGAAGAAACCCAAGTGCTAATGCTACCTAAACTAGATGGGTGGTATGATAAAGTAAATGCTATTCCTGCATTTTGTGAAATGCGGAAAAAACTGGACGATGCCCATCACATGGCAATGCAGTGCAGATTAAATTCTGCAATCAATAATACCGCAGAATATCGATATGATGAACTAGTTCAGAAATATCCAGAATTCCTGCAACGATTTCCACAACATATCATTGCCTCCTACTTAGGGATGACTAAAGAAACACTTAGCCGTATTCGTAACCAACAGCCCAAAACTTTACACCCGTAA
- a CDS encoding Mu transposase domain-containing protein: MVERAVELVYQRIYYPLSKDIYFSLTDLNEHISKLLIRYNDLLFSHGGSTRRQEFIDTEKEWLQPLPTGEYQLRQYKRAKVQKTSFIYLSEDKNYYSVPYRYQGLQVEVQYNQDIVEIFYNHTRITSHKRSFKPGYYTTIADHLPSTHQAYNSWSPQFFEDQATKVGPSAIEYIRRLISQYAYPEIGYKQCQGILALGRDYTNQRLEKACLRALEYHKASFYTIEKILKHGLDKEEEPSVENYCIPPHSNIRGASEYK; the protein is encoded by the coding sequence TTGGTTGAGCGCGCTGTGGAACTGGTTTACCAGCGCATCTATTATCCTCTATCAAAGGATATTTACTTCTCACTAACAGACCTCAATGAACATATCAGTAAGCTTCTGATAAGATATAATGATTTATTATTTTCTCATGGCGGCAGCACCAGGAGGCAAGAGTTTATTGATACAGAAAAAGAATGGTTACAACCCTTACCCACAGGAGAGTACCAATTAAGACAATATAAAAGAGCAAAGGTTCAAAAGACCTCTTTTATATACCTTAGTGAGGACAAAAACTATTACAGTGTTCCATACCGATATCAGGGATTGCAGGTCGAAGTTCAATATAACCAGGACATAGTCGAGATCTTTTACAACCATACAAGGATAACCAGCCATAAGCGCTCCTTTAAACCAGGATATTATACTACAATTGCTGATCACCTGCCATCTACTCATCAGGCATACAACTCCTGGAGCCCACAGTTCTTCGAAGATCAGGCAACAAAAGTAGGACCATCAGCTATAGAATACATAAGGAGGTTGATATCACAATATGCTTATCCGGAAATTGGTTATAAACAATGCCAGGGCATTCTTGCTTTGGGGCGTGATTATACTAATCAAAGGTTGGAGAAAGCCTGCCTCCGCGCGCTGGAATACCATAAAGCCAGTTTTTACACTATAGAAAAAATCTTGAAACATGGGCTTGACAAAGAAGAAGAACCTTCTGTTGAGAACTATTGTATTCCTCCTCACAGCAATATCCGCGGAGCTTCTGAATATAAGTAA
- a CDS encoding DUF1028 domain-containing protein — translation MLKYRFHVLFICMYLLIHPQWMHGQYINEEPFAHTFSIVAFDPETGDMGIAVQSHWFSVGTTVAWGEAGAGIIATQAVVNIGFGPNGMALLKKGISPDSVLHKLLQADPARDIRQLAILDTNGNIAVSTGKMCVAEAGHQQGRFYSVQANTAESKDVWKMMAAAYEQTDGPLAARMIAALEAAQAAGGDIRGKQSACLLVVRKKPTGKIWLDRKVDIRVEDNPDPIKELKRIYIIKTAYDAVNLGYYYLEKNDPDAADEAFNKAEKLNPGNSEMKFWYAVELANKGMDDRALDVFKTVFRQDPVWKIKMLPRIVNAGVLNVPSELLKRIEKL, via the coding sequence ATGCTGAAATACAGATTCCATGTGTTGTTCATCTGTATGTACCTGCTCATACATCCTCAATGGATGCATGGACAATACATTAATGAAGAACCTTTTGCGCATACATTCTCGATTGTAGCATTTGATCCGGAAACAGGAGATATGGGTATAGCTGTTCAGTCCCATTGGTTCTCAGTAGGTACTACTGTAGCATGGGGTGAAGCCGGGGCCGGGATTATCGCTACACAGGCTGTGGTGAATATTGGCTTTGGGCCTAATGGCATGGCCTTGCTGAAAAAGGGTATATCGCCAGACAGTGTATTGCACAAACTGTTGCAGGCAGATCCTGCCAGAGATATAAGACAGTTGGCTATTCTCGATACCAATGGCAATATCGCTGTCAGTACAGGTAAAATGTGCGTAGCGGAAGCCGGTCATCAGCAGGGTAGGTTTTACTCCGTTCAGGCAAATACCGCTGAAAGTAAAGACGTGTGGAAAATGATGGCTGCTGCTTATGAACAAACGGATGGTCCGCTGGCCGCTAGAATGATCGCTGCTTTGGAGGCCGCTCAAGCCGCCGGTGGTGATATCCGGGGAAAGCAATCAGCCTGCCTGCTCGTTGTAAGAAAGAAGCCTACCGGAAAAATATGGTTAGACCGTAAAGTTGATATCAGGGTGGAAGATAACCCCGATCCCATCAAAGAACTGAAAAGGATCTATATCATTAAAACTGCCTACGATGCTGTGAATTTGGGATACTACTACCTGGAAAAAAACGATCCCGACGCTGCTGATGAAGCCTTTAATAAGGCTGAAAAATTAAATCCCGGCAATAGCGAGATGAAGTTCTGGTATGCTGTAGAACTGGCTAATAAAGGCATGGATGATCGTGCCCTCGATGTGTTTAAAACGGTGTTCCGCCAGGATCCTGTCTGGAAAATTAAAATGCTGCCCCGTATTGTAAACGCAGGCGTGCTGAATGTACCATCTGAGCTGTTAAAAAGAATTGAAAAACTATGA